The Anolis sagrei isolate rAnoSag1 chromosome Y, rAnoSag1.mat, whole genome shotgun sequence genome contains a region encoding:
- the LOC137095541 gene encoding C-X-C chemokine receptor type 3-like, producing MVLTSGDLYGSLVNYSDGYYDYDNSTDACCSSSSICNSNATQAFAGSFLPAFYSVICILGLWGNGMVIAVLLRSKEALAGTDVFLFNLAVADILLVLTLPFWAVQEARGWVFTTFLCRVVGGAFKINFYASIFFLVCISLDRYLSIVCVVRMYKRSKSSAVRLTAVAVWAACLLLTVPDFVYLSAEYDSRQKSTSCSLVFPTASATQWKVGLSLFNQVGTFFLPLLAMGYCYAHIVFTLLLSKGFQKHKAMRVILAVVGAFFLCWLPYHLVQFANTLDRLGLLEEDCARQERLEAAEVVATALGFFHCCLNPLLYAFVGVKFRHRYLELLQKLGCVSYEFVAKYSRQGSANRRESTWSESTEATYSGGF from the coding sequence ATGGTCTTAACCAGTGGTGACCTCTATGGCTCATTGGTCAACTACTCTGATGGCTATTATGATTACGACAACTCAACTGACGCCTGCTGCTCATCCTCTTCCATTTGCAACTCCAACGCAACCCAAGCCTTCGCTGGCAGCTTCTTGCCCGCTTTCTACAGCGTGATCTGCATCCTGGGCTTGTGGGGCAACGGGATGGTCATCGCGGTCCTGCTGCGCTCCAAGGAGGCTCTGGCCGGCACGGATGTCTTCCTCTTCAACCTGGCCGTGGCCGACATCCTCCTGGTGCTGACCCTCCCCTTCTGGGCCGTCCAAGAGGCCCGTGGCTGGGTCTTCACCACCTTCCTGTGCCGAGTGGTGGGCGGTGCCTTCAAGATCAACTTCTACGCCAGCATCTTCTTCTTGGTCTGCATCAGCCTGGACCGCTACCTCTCCATTGTCTGCGTCGTCCGCATGTACAAGCGCAGCAAATCCTCCGCCGTCCGACTCACTGCTGTAGCCGTCTGGGCCGCCTGCCTCCTCCTCACCGTGCCGGACTTCGTCTACTTGTCCGCGGAGTACGACTCGCGCCAGAAGTCCACCTCCTGCTCGCTGGTCTTCCCAACGGCTTCGGCCACACAGTGGAAAGTGGGCCTGAGCCTCTTCAACCAAGTGGGCACCTTCTTCCTGCCCTTGCTGGCCATGGGCTACTGCTACGCCCACATCGTCTTCACTCTGTTGCTGTCCAAGGGCTTCCAGAAGCACAAGGCCATGCGGGTCATCTTGGCCGTGGTGGGCGCCTTCTTCCTCTGCTGGCTGCCGTACCATTTGGTCCAGTTCGCCAACACTTTGGACAGACTGGGCCTCCTCGAAGAGGACTGCGCTCGGCAGGAGAGGCTGGAGGCGGCCGAAGTGGTGGCCACGGCCTTGGGCTTCTTCCACTGCTGCCTCAACCCGCTCCTCTACGCCTTCGTAGGGGTCAAGTTCCGACACCGGTACCTGGAGCTGCTCCAAAAGCTGGGCTGCGTCAGTTACGAGTTCGTGGCCAAATATAGCAGGCAGGGGTCGGCCAACCGGAGGGAGTCCACCTGGTCCGAAAGCACCGAAGCCACCTATTCCGGAGGGTTCTAG